The proteins below come from a single Etheostoma spectabile isolate EspeVRDwgs_2016 chromosome 4, UIUC_Espe_1.0, whole genome shotgun sequence genomic window:
- the gls2b gene encoding glutaminase 2b isoform X1, producing the protein MHCLRALRLVVKHTDTLNKVVFFQPACCLSIKSTTSQQPPPPDLDRLHLKMNVFSKFPSTGVEDMLFYTITEGKEEVPISFFTSALKKTGLQASDPRLKDCMEKLRLAVKESVPEVMMDRDLFHRCVGGNIVLLIQAFRKKFIIPEFDVFAQKINEIYNTVQSQRDGKVADYIPQLAKFSPELWGVSLCTVDGQRHSVGDTKQPFCLQSCVKPLQYAIAVHEEGSERVHRYVGMEPSGFKFNMLSLDDEDKPHNPMVNAGAIVISSLIKPRSNKAEKFDYVMEYVKKMAGQEYVGFSNAMFQSEKETGDRNFAIGYYMKEKKCFPLGADMIDALDFYFQLCSIEVTCESGSIIAATLANGGICPITGELVLSAEAVRNTLSLMHSCGMYDFSGQMAFHVGLPAKSGVSGAILLVIPNVMGVMCWSPPLDRVGNSVRGIHFCQELVSLFNFHNYDNLRHFVQKQDPRRLVGDNRNKCVFNLMFAAYSGDVSALRRFALSSMDMDLKDYDSRTALHIAAAEGHIDVVKFLTDTCKVDPFVEDRWGNLPVDDAMQFGHDEVVNVLKEYQQVCRQQDTRHTEAERSPTLDTIEGMV; encoded by the exons ATGCACTGTCTGAGAGCGCTGCGTCTGGTCGTCAAACACACGGATACGCTGAACAAAGTTGTCTTCTTCCAGCCAGCATGTTGTCTGAGCATAAAATCAACGACGTCCCAGCAACCACCGCCTCCAGACTTGGATCGTTTGCATCTGAAAAT GAATGTCTTTTCAAAGTTCCCCAGCACGGGAGTGGAAGACATGCTTTTCTACACCATCACAGAGGGAAAAGAGGAAGTCCCCATTTCATTCTTCACCTCA GCCCTGAAGAAAACCGGCCTTCAGGCATCAGACCCTCGTCTAAAGGACTGCATGGAGAAGCTCCGACTGGCTGTGAAGGAGTCTGTTCCTGAGGTGATGATGGACAGAGACCTTTTCCACAG gtGTGTCGGTGGAAACATCGTCCTGCTGATCCAGGCTTTCAGAAAGAAATTTATCATCCCTGAGTTTGACGTGTttgcacaaaaaataaatgaaatctaCAACACAGTGCAAAGCCAAAGGGATGGGAAG GTTGCAGACTACATCCCCCAGCTGGCCAAGTTTAGTCCAGAACTGTGGGGTGTGTCTTTGTGTACAGTGGATGGCCAGAG GCACTCAGTAGGCGACACCAAGCAGCCGTTCTGCCTACAGTCCTGTGTGAAGCCCCTGCAGTACGCCATCGCCGTCCATGAGGAGGGATCAGAGAGGGTTCACCGTTACGTTGGCATGGAGCCCAGTGGATTCAAGTTCAACATGCTCTCGCTCGATGATGAAG ATAAGCCCCATAACCCCATGGTGAATGCTGGAGCCATAGTGATCAGCTCTCTTATCAAG cctCGTTCAAATAAGGCAGAGAAGTTTGACTAT GTTATGGAGTATGTGAAAAAGATGGCAGGCCAAGAGTATGTGGGATTTAGCAATGCCAT GTTCCAGTCAGAAAAAGAAACAGGCGACAGAAATTTTGCCATTGGATACTACATGAAAGAGAAGAAG TGTTTTCCTCTGGGAGCTGATATGATCGATGCGCTAGACTTCTACTTCCAG CTTTGCTCCATCGAGGTGACCTGCGAATCAGGAAGTATCATAGCTGCCACTCTGGCCAACGGAGGGATCTGTCCAATCACAGGCGAGCTTGTCCTGAGTGCCGAGGCGGTGCGAAACACTTTGAGTCTCATGCACTCATGTGGCATGTACGACTTCTCTGGCCAGATGGCTTTTCAC GTGGGCTTGCCAGCCAAATCCGGGGTGTCCGGTGCCATTCTGCTGGTGATCCCCAACGTCATGGGAGTTATGTGTTGGTCTCCTCCTCTGGACAGAGTTGGAAACAGCGTCCGGGGAATCCACTTCTGTCAG GAGCTTGTTTCACTCTTCAATTTCCACAACTATGACAACTTGCGGCACTTTGTCCAGAAGCAGGACCCTCGCAGACTGGTCGGAGATAACAGG aacaagtgtgtttttaatttgatgttCGCCGCCTACAGTGGAGATGTGTCTGCCCTGAGAAG GTTTGCTCTCTCATCCATGGACATGGACCTGAAAGACTATGATTCTCGAACAGCTCTTCATATCGCTGCAGCAGAGG GTCACATAGATGTGGTGAAGTTCCTTACTGACACCTGCAAAGTCGATCCATTTGTAGAAGACAG